The Flaviramulus sp. BrNp1-15 genome has a window encoding:
- a CDS encoding MlaD family protein translates to MEKTTSEKLKLGIFVIIGLLLFVLAVYLIGNRQNMFVKTFSISANFNNVNGLMQGNNVRYSGINVGTVKTISMVNDSTINVNMVIEEKMVKHIKKDAIATIGTDGLVGNMIVNIIPGKGDAAIISSGDIIKSYTKIGTSEMLNTLNVTNENAALLTAELLEITNSITKGKGTLGMLINDTITANNIKLAINNLKYASIEANKLVRDINSIVTDINIDESVAGVLLNDSIEAQKIKDIISNFDESSKDIKVVLTNLNETISNIKDGEGAFNYLTNDKEFVKNLEESIKNINEGTDKFKQNMEALKHNFLTRSYFRKLERQAKKNMRKEQKND, encoded by the coding sequence ATGGAAAAAACAACCAGCGAAAAACTAAAACTAGGCATCTTTGTAATTATAGGTTTACTACTGTTTGTATTAGCTGTTTATTTAATTGGTAACCGCCAAAATATGTTTGTAAAAACATTTAGTATTAGTGCTAATTTTAATAACGTAAATGGTTTAATGCAAGGAAATAATGTACGCTATTCTGGTATTAATGTAGGTACAGTAAAAACAATTTCTATGGTAAACGATTCTACTATTAATGTGAATATGGTTATAGAAGAAAAAATGGTGAAACACATTAAAAAAGATGCCATAGCTACTATAGGAACTGATGGTTTAGTTGGTAATATGATAGTGAACATTATTCCAGGAAAAGGAGATGCAGCTATTATTTCTTCTGGAGATATTATTAAATCTTATACAAAAATAGGTACAAGTGAAATGCTAAATACCCTGAATGTCACTAATGAGAATGCTGCGTTATTAACAGCAGAATTGTTAGAAATAACAAATAGCATTACAAAAGGAAAAGGAACCTTAGGAATGCTTATAAATGATACTATAACAGCTAATAATATTAAACTAGCTATTAATAATTTAAAATATGCGAGCATTGAAGCTAATAAACTAGTAAGAGATATAAATAGTATTGTTACTGATATTAATATTGATGAAAGTGTTGCTGGAGTTTTACTAAACGATTCAATTGAAGCTCAAAAAATAAAAGATATTATCTCAAATTTTGATGAATCGAGCAAGGATATTAAAGTGGTATTAACCAATTTAAATGAAACCATCTCTAATATAAAAGATGGAGAGGGAGCTTTTAATTATCTAACTAATGATAAGGAATTTGTAAAGAACCTTGAAGAATCTATAAAAAATATTAACGAGGGAACAGATAAATTCAAACAGAACATGGAAGCTTTAAAACATAATTTTTTAACGCGAAGCTATTTTAGAAAACTAGAGCGACAAGCGAAAAAAAATATGCGTAAAGAACAAAAAAATGATTAG
- a CDS encoding pyridoxamine 5'-phosphate oxidase family protein: MIKKLDKFECIYLLSRNYIGHLAYVYNNSPYVIPITYYYDNIANTIIGYSGKGHKVKALRINNSVSLEIAEIDSVSNWKSILVQGTYREFEGGTAKINLHKFSEGVKEVIKNKEGKDLKYISEFSSKIYKEGPPIVFKIDIEELSGRERKY, translated from the coding sequence ATGATAAAGAAACTTGATAAATTTGAATGTATATATCTGTTAAGCAGAAATTATATAGGTCACTTAGCTTACGTTTATAATAACAGTCCTTATGTAATTCCTATAACATATTATTACGATAATATCGCAAATACTATAATTGGTTATTCGGGTAAGGGGCATAAAGTAAAAGCTTTAAGAATTAATAATTCTGTATCATTAGAAATAGCAGAAATCGATTCTGTAAGCAATTGGAAATCTATATTAGTGCAAGGAACTTATAGAGAGTTTGAAGGTGGTACAGCAAAAATAAATTTGCATAAATTTTCAGAAGGTGTAAAAGAAGTCATTAAAAACAAAGAAGGAAAAGATTTAAAATATATAAGCGAATTTTCTAGTAAAATATATAAAGAAGGACCTCCAATTGTTTTTAAAATAGATATTGAAGAACTTTCCGGACGAGAAAGAAAATATTAA
- a CDS encoding universal stress protein, with the protein MKTIIYATDCSTNTSSALRYAYRFSSIMKADFHVLHVYDLPPINLSIIHPKDTLKKRMHKQQKDMVAKYCATHLKHEFRQKPITIHTVENESITDSILNLSKTLFPDLIILGRKDKDSTRGYFSSNIADNLLDKIDVPLLIVPNDVGYNSLNTIVYATAFEQEDIISIKKLVEIAKPFSALIEVIHIYETHNFPVKESMERFKNLLTKQISYPEITFRTIASGKIKSGLMSVLKKENANMLAMLERKNYNVFDSLFHKDLVKELEASVKIPLLAFNKRSTKNENFENPKIDNYSQYA; encoded by the coding sequence ATGAAAACAATAATATATGCAACCGACTGTAGCACAAACACTTCATCTGCATTACGCTACGCCTATCGTTTTAGTTCAATTATGAAAGCAGATTTTCATGTTTTACATGTTTACGATTTACCTCCTATTAACCTTTCAATTATTCATCCTAAGGATACATTGAAAAAACGTATGCACAAACAACAAAAAGATATGGTTGCTAAATACTGTGCAACACATCTAAAACATGAATTCCGTCAAAAACCAATTACAATTCATACTGTTGAAAATGAATCAATAACAGACAGTATTCTTAATCTTTCTAAAACATTATTTCCAGATTTAATTATTTTAGGTAGAAAAGATAAAGATAGTACTCGAGGTTATTTCTCAAGTAATATTGCCGATAATTTGCTTGATAAAATTGACGTTCCTTTGTTAATTGTCCCTAATGATGTTGGTTATAATAGTTTAAATACCATAGTTTATGCTACCGCTTTTGAGCAAGAAGACATTATTTCTATTAAAAAACTAGTAGAAATTGCTAAACCTTTTTCAGCACTTATTGAAGTTATACATATTTATGAAACACATAACTTTCCTGTTAAAGAAAGTATGGAAAGATTTAAAAACTTGCTTACAAAACAAATATCCTATCCAGAAATTACATTTAGAACCATTGCGTCTGGCAAAATTAAATCTGGTTTAATGAGTGTTCTAAAAAAAGAAAATGCCAATATGCTCGCTATGTTAGAACGCAAAAACTACAATGTTTTTGATAGCCTATTTCATAAAGATTTAGTAAAAGAGTTAGAAGCTTCGGTTAAAATTCCTTTGCTTGCTTTTAATAAACGTAGTACTAAAAATGAAAATTTTGAGAACCCAAAAATTGATAACTATTCTCAATATGCTTAA
- a CDS encoding Na/Pi cotransporter family protein, producing MEKATLASILPSVIGGLIIFLYAIRRLSLTLQEIFSSRAKALIEKYTSNIFLSILIGTVVTIILDSSSAVIIITIIFINAGSLNLKQAMGIIMGANLGTTFSSQLIALNINKYAVVPLFIGFFIWLFIKSSRVKKIGEIVMYFGLLFFGLYMLETLAFSLKNKNEIANWISEINNPVKGAAIGGLITLIIQSSSATIGMLIVMAKQHLIALSEAISIMLGAELGTCSDTIVAVIGGKKEAIRAGLFQIIFNLVPIILGLLFFENFIVFIEWIWPNTAVSKLIANTHVIFSVLSILLFLPFVKLFHQLLYFIIPHK from the coding sequence ATGGAAAAAGCAACACTAGCATCAATATTGCCATCAGTTATAGGTGGCTTAATTATTTTTTTATACGCAATCAGGCGTCTTTCATTAACGTTGCAAGAAATTTTTTCTTCCAGAGCAAAAGCATTAATAGAAAAGTATACTTCAAATATTTTTTTATCAATATTAATAGGTACTGTTGTCACCATTATTCTTGATTCCTCATCGGCAGTAATTATTATAACCATCATATTCATAAATGCAGGTTCGCTTAATTTAAAACAAGCTATGGGAATAATTATGGGAGCAAACCTTGGTACTACATTTTCTAGCCAATTAATAGCTTTAAATATTAATAAATATGCAGTGGTTCCTTTGTTTATTGGTTTTTTTATATGGCTATTTATAAAATCTTCTAGAGTGAAAAAGATAGGTGAAATTGTGATGTATTTTGGGTTACTATTTTTTGGCCTTTATATGTTAGAAACATTGGCATTCTCATTAAAGAATAAAAATGAAATAGCGAATTGGATTTCAGAAATAAATAACCCTGTAAAAGGGGCTGCTATTGGTGGTTTAATTACGCTCATTATACAATCTTCAAGTGCAACAATTGGTATGTTAATAGTTATGGCTAAACAACATTTAATAGCATTATCAGAAGCCATTTCTATTATGCTTGGTGCAGAATTAGGAACTTGTTCTGACACTATTGTAGCAGTTATTGGTGGCAAAAAAGAAGCTATTAGAGCGGGTTTATTTCAAATAATATTTAATCTGGTTCCTATTATATTAGGATTATTATTTTTTGAAAATTTTATAGTATTTATAGAATGGATTTGGCCTAATACAGCAGTTTCAAAATTAATAGCTAACACGCATGTTATATTTAGTGTTTTAAGTATTTTACTGTTTCTACCTTTTGTTAAATTATTTCATCAATTACTTTATTTTATAATACCACACAAATGA
- a CDS encoding ABC transporter ATP-binding protein, with product MLEIKDLKKAFGKNHVLNGFNLNLYEGENLVIMGKSGSGKSVMIKCLVGLMQADSGSIKVMGKDITILNRVDLDELRTEIGFLFQGSALYDSMTVRENLEFPLRRHKHKFGNITDTTELVIEALESVGLADAIDLMPAELSGGMKRRVALARTLILKPKIILYDEPTSGLDPITAKEIIELMRRIQRQYKTSSLIITHDVDCARVVSERMILLVDGINYAEGTFAELKASKDEKVKAFFK from the coding sequence ATGCTGGAAATTAAAGATTTAAAAAAAGCCTTTGGGAAGAATCATGTGTTAAACGGCTTCAATTTAAATCTTTATGAAGGAGAAAACTTGGTTATAATGGGTAAATCAGGCTCTGGTAAGTCTGTTATGATAAAATGTTTAGTTGGTTTAATGCAAGCAGATTCGGGTAGTATAAAAGTTATGGGCAAAGACATAACAATACTCAACCGTGTAGATTTAGATGAATTGCGTACAGAAATAGGTTTTCTTTTTCAAGGAAGTGCCTTATACGATTCTATGACTGTAAGAGAGAATTTAGAATTTCCATTGCGTAGGCACAAACATAAGTTTGGTAATATTACCGATACTACAGAATTGGTTATTGAAGCACTAGAAAGTGTAGGGTTGGCAGATGCTATAGATTTAATGCCAGCAGAACTTTCTGGAGGTATGAAAAGGCGAGTAGCATTGGCAAGAACTTTAATACTAAAGCCTAAAATCATTTTGTATGATGAACCCACAAGCGGATTAGACCCTATAACAGCTAAAGAGATTATTGAACTTATGCGCCGTATACAGCGCCAATACAAAACATCATCTTTAATAATAACGCATGATGTAGATTGTGCAAGAGTAGTATCAGAACGTATGATTTTATTGGTTGATGGAATTAATTATGCAGAAGGAACTTTTGCAGAGTTAAAAGCATCTAAAGATGAAAAGGTAAAAGCATTTTTTAAATAA